In Desulfobacterales bacterium, the following are encoded in one genomic region:
- a CDS encoding purine-nucleoside phosphorylase: MSQYGTQVLETAEFLKRYSRNAPLIGLMTGTGLGESTAKVEIDAAFAYREIPNFPVSTVESHAGRLLLGRLAEKPVIAMQGRFHLYEGYTSREVAFPVRVMQAMGVKYLILSNAAGGLNTAFSPGDLMVIADHINLTGHNPLIGPNEDGWGERFPDMSRVYDPTLAALARQVGRACGAGMQTGVYAGLIGPSLETPAEVRFLSTIGADAVGFSTVQEVICGGHAGMRILGLSTITNVHTPDSPQPASVADIIACAEGAATKMGEMIQEVIKQIDE, encoded by the coding sequence ATGAGTCAATACGGGACACAAGTTCTTGAAACAGCCGAATTTTTAAAAAGATATAGCCGCAATGCGCCCTTAATCGGCCTGATGACCGGCACCGGGCTGGGAGAAAGCACGGCGAAGGTCGAAATCGATGCCGCGTTTGCGTACCGGGAAATTCCAAATTTTCCGGTTTCCACGGTGGAGAGTCATGCCGGAAGGCTGTTGCTGGGGCGTCTGGCCGAAAAACCGGTGATAGCGATGCAGGGCCGGTTTCATTTATACGAGGGTTATACTTCCCGGGAAGTGGCGTTTCCCGTGCGGGTCATGCAGGCTATGGGTGTAAAATATCTTATTTTGTCCAATGCGGCCGGCGGGCTGAACACGGCCTTTTCACCGGGCGATCTGATGGTCATCGCGGATCACATCAACCTCACCGGCCATAACCCGCTGATCGGGCCGAACGAAGACGGCTGGGGAGAGCGGTTTCCGGACATGAGCCGGGTTTATGACCCGACGCTCGCAGCCCTGGCGCGACAGGTGGGCCGGGCCTGTGGCGCCGGCATGCAAACCGGGGTTTACGCCGGATTGATCGGGCCTTCTCTGGAAACACCGGCGGAGGTTCGGTTTTTAAGCACCATCGGCGCCGATGCCGTGGGCTTTTCCACGGTACAGGAAGTTATATGCGGCGGCCATGCCGGTATGCGGATTTTGGGGCTTTCCACCATTACCAATGTGCACACCCCCGATTCCCCTCAGCCGGCGTCGGTGGCGGACATCATTGCGTGCGCCGAAGGGGCGGCGACGAAAATGGGAGAGATGATTCAGGAGGTAATCAAACAAATCGATGAATGA
- a CDS encoding TrmH family RNA methyltransferase, translating into MTIRQFRRRLQNQRKHALRSFERHRRKNLLATPGEYAYIIVLDQLKPTFNIGKIFRSAEAFGAHEVHVIGTPFFDPTPAMGSFKWVPARFHDTFDACYQTLRERGYSLFTLDPSTGTPLPETTLPKNSAFIFGHEEFGISFDPLDYEGIASLRIPQLGKVQSLNVSIAASLVMYEYTRQHGPPRTQPAPIPATADLITDNPDRSELF; encoded by the coding sequence ATGACCATCAGACAATTCAGAAGAAGACTTCAGAACCAGCGAAAACATGCGCTTCGCAGTTTCGAGCGCCACCGCAGGAAAAATCTTCTCGCGACGCCCGGAGAATACGCATACATTATCGTTCTCGACCAGTTAAAACCGACCTTCAATATTGGAAAGATCTTCCGCAGCGCCGAGGCTTTCGGCGCTCACGAAGTGCATGTCATCGGCACGCCCTTTTTCGACCCGACGCCTGCCATGGGGTCCTTTAAATGGGTGCCGGCCCGGTTTCACGACACCTTTGATGCGTGTTACCAGACCTTGCGCGAACGCGGCTATTCGCTTTTCACGCTGGATCCATCAACCGGAACGCCGCTGCCCGAAACAACCCTGCCGAAAAACAGCGCCTTTATTTTCGGCCATGAGGAGTTCGGCATCAGCTTTGACCCGCTTGACTATGAGGGCATCGCTTCCCTTCGCATTCCGCAATTGGGAAAGGTGCAAAGTTTAAACGTGAGCATCGCGGCGTCCCTGGTGATGTATGAATACACGCGCCAGCATGGTCCGCCGCGGACGCAACCGGCTCCTATTCCCGCAACGGCGGACTTAATCACGGATAATCCCGATCGCTCTGAACTCTTCTGA
- a CDS encoding single-stranded DNA-binding protein encodes MAFETIIAKLVKAVSALSFSLPVTHVYNPLVYARAPHEHYLKRYGRAPREVLLLGMNPGPWGMVQTGVPFGEVAAVTEWLGIRAPVNQPASMHPRRPVEGFACKRSEVSGRRLWGWAKKEFNTPDLFFSRFFVANYCPLVFMAESGKNITPNHLPKSEREPLLAICDRALRETAAYFSPRYVIGIGEFAAQRAAIALSDTKITVGKITHPSPANPKANRGWEKIISEEFRAIGIIRD; translated from the coding sequence ATGGCGTTTGAGACAATCATCGCGAAACTGGTGAAGGCGGTTTCGGCGCTCAGTTTCTCCTTGCCCGTCACGCATGTGTATAATCCCTTGGTATATGCCCGCGCGCCGCACGAACATTATCTGAAGCGATACGGTCGTGCGCCGCGGGAAGTCTTGCTGTTGGGTATGAATCCGGGTCCATGGGGAATGGTCCAGACCGGGGTTCCCTTCGGCGAGGTGGCCGCCGTGACCGAGTGGCTGGGCATTCGCGCACCGGTGAATCAGCCCGCATCCATGCATCCCAGGCGGCCGGTGGAGGGATTTGCCTGCAAGCGAAGCGAGGTCAGCGGCAGACGGCTGTGGGGATGGGCGAAAAAGGAATTTAATACGCCGGATCTTTTTTTCAGCCGATTTTTCGTCGCCAATTACTGCCCGCTGGTATTTATGGCGGAAAGCGGTAAAAACATCACCCCGAACCACCTGCCCAAATCGGAACGCGAGCCGTTATTGGCCATCTGCGACCGGGCGCTTCGCGAGACCGCCGCCTATTTTTCTCCCCGCTATGTGATCGGTATCGGTGAATTTGCCGCGCAACGGGCGGCCATCGCCCTTTCGGACACGAAGATCACGGTTGGGAAAATCACACACCCGAGCCCCGCCAACCCAAAGGCCAACCGGGGATGGGAAAAGATCATTTCAGAAGAGTTCAGAGCGATCGGGATTATCCGTGATTAA
- a CDS encoding cytoplasmic protein, translated as MAQGNQGIDFTVNQDNLYREENITDMKVASIRRLVPIKPDGSRDDSRTEQYVGSTQLMSPEGPLPLQAMLEANSFEEALHVFPAAMEKAMAQMIEQFQKMQEMQKKQQQQSDSRIIVPGR; from the coding sequence ATGGCGCAAGGCAATCAGGGAATCGATTTTACGGTAAACCAAGACAATCTCTACCGGGAAGAGAATATTACGGATATGAAAGTGGCCTCCATTCGGCGGCTGGTGCCCATCAAGCCGGACGGCTCACGGGATGATAGCCGCACGGAGCAATATGTCGGCTCCACGCAACTGATGAGCCCCGAAGGGCCGCTGCCGCTTCAGGCGATGCTGGAGGCCAATAGCTTCGAGGAAGCGCTTCACGTCTTTCCCGCGGCGATGGAAAAAGCCATGGCGCAAATGATCGAGCAGTTCCAGAAAATGCAGGAAATGCAAAAAAAACAACAGCAACAAAGCGATTCTCGGATTATTGTGCCGGGGCGCTAA
- the tyrA gene encoding bifunctional chorismate mutase/prephenate dehydrogenase, translating into MEKIPSGNSAICTPSEIPEAAAESLSALRNNIDAIDRQIVSLLAQRQQEVNAVVALKKTHNLPVYHPAREENLISDRRARGIQAGLNPDYLEELFRCIIHQSRVEQTAKIAEKGTRPGATVLIVGGSGGMGRYFTRYFREAGYSVRSMRSTDWPNIEALCDRIDLAIISVPIDVTVSVIEKIAPYLPPDCILTDLTSIKGPPMTAMLAAHTGPVVGLHPLFGPTTSIMDKQIVAVTPGRGMAACQWLIDQFILWGAILVQTTPREHDDIMAIVQALRHFATFTFGKFLWQRRLNLARSLEFSSPIYRLELGMVGRLFAQDAALYAEIIFASRERIELLKAYVASMMDNIEMLEKGGKETFNKEFAKIAEWFGPFSEQAMRESTFLIDKLIERF; encoded by the coding sequence ATGGAAAAAATACCATCGGGAAATAGCGCGATCTGCACCCCCTCGGAAATTCCCGAAGCGGCCGCCGAAAGCCTGAGCGCCCTGCGGAATAATATCGATGCCATCGATCGGCAAATCGTTTCACTTCTGGCGCAACGCCAGCAGGAAGTCAATGCGGTGGTAGCCCTGAAAAAAACCCACAACCTTCCGGTTTACCACCCCGCCCGGGAAGAAAATCTGATTTCCGACCGGCGTGCCAGAGGCATTCAGGCAGGGCTCAATCCGGATTATCTTGAAGAGCTTTTCCGTTGTATCATTCACCAGTCCCGTGTGGAACAAACCGCCAAAATCGCTGAAAAGGGAACCCGGCCCGGCGCAACGGTCCTTATCGTGGGGGGAAGCGGCGGCATGGGAAGATATTTCACCCGATATTTCAGAGAGGCCGGCTATTCAGTCAGAAGCATGCGAAGCACGGATTGGCCGAACATAGAAGCCCTTTGCGATCGAATCGATCTGGCCATCATCAGCGTCCCGATCGACGTCACGGTTTCGGTGATTGAAAAAATTGCCCCCTATCTGCCGCCCGATTGCATTCTTACGGATCTGACCAGCATCAAGGGGCCGCCCATGACGGCCATGCTCGCGGCTCACACCGGGCCGGTGGTGGGGTTGCATCCGCTATTCGGCCCGACCACTTCCATTATGGACAAACAGATCGTGGCCGTAACCCCCGGCAGGGGAATGGCGGCCTGCCAATGGCTGATCGATCAGTTTATCCTCTGGGGGGCCATCCTCGTGCAGACCACCCCCCGGGAGCATGATGACATCATGGCCATTGTTCAAGCGTTGCGCCATTTTGCCACCTTTACCTTCGGCAAGTTTTTATGGCAGCGCCGCCTGAATCTCGCAAGATCGCTTGAATTTTCAAGTCCCATCTACCGGCTGGAACTCGGCATGGTGGGAAGACTCTTTGCTCAGGACGCCGCCCTTTACGCCGAAATCATCTTCGCTTCCAGGGAGCGGATCGAGCTGCTAAAGGCCTACGTCGCCTCCATGATGGATAACATCGAAATGCTTGAAAAGGGCGGCAAGGAGACCTTTAACAAGGAATTCGCCAAAATTGCCGAATGGTTCGGCCCCTTCAGCGAACAGGCCATGCGGGAGAGCACCTTTTTGATCGATAAGCTGATCGAGCGATTTTAA
- a CDS encoding type III PLP-dependent enzyme, whose translation MMPSIVKDELSWHDQLIVEAETCRRVSESHGTPLLVLDCETLRRKFRALSDVLPGVQLYYAIKALPHASVVATLHQEGAFFDVASFGEIRLLQSLHLDPRRTVFTHPIKRDADIRKALRFGCTTFVVDNPLELEKFQVYRHRVGILLRVSFRGKDAVVDLSKKFGCAPAEALHLINQARNMGIHIKGLCFHVGSQSRTPDAHVAAIESCKELIARAEAMGVTMSVLNIGGGFPAAYEADTADIGEFCAPIRAALGTLPEHLRVIAEPGRYLAAPSVTAVTSVVGKAYREGRWWYYLDDGVYGSFSGRIFDKAQYPITVLRKENAQYPSVLAGPTCDSVDVIAEDILLPELELGDLVVAHMMGAYTIASATTFNSLEKVDIVILNEKKNDAGNIAYIG comes from the coding sequence ATGATGCCCTCAATCGTTAAAGACGAGCTGTCGTGGCATGATCAACTGATTGTGGAAGCCGAGACCTGTCGCAGGGTTTCGGAAAGTCACGGCACTCCCCTGCTCGTGCTTGATTGTGAGACGTTACGTCGTAAATTCAGAGCATTATCCGATGTGCTGCCGGGCGTGCAGTTGTACTATGCGATCAAAGCCCTGCCGCATGCGTCCGTTGTGGCCACGCTGCATCAAGAGGGGGCTTTTTTCGACGTGGCCTCGTTCGGGGAAATTCGGCTCCTTCAAAGCCTGCATTTAGACCCTCGGCGCACTGTTTTTACGCATCCGATCAAACGGGATGCGGATATTCGAAAGGCCCTTCGGTTCGGGTGCACCACCTTTGTCGTGGATAACCCCTTGGAGCTTGAAAAATTTCAAGTGTATCGCCATCGGGTCGGGATTTTGCTGCGGGTGAGTTTCAGGGGCAAGGATGCGGTCGTCGATCTTTCCAAAAAGTTCGGTTGCGCACCCGCCGAAGCTTTGCATCTGATCAATCAGGCCAGAAACATGGGGATTCACATCAAAGGGCTGTGCTTTCATGTGGGGTCTCAATCCCGGACGCCGGATGCCCATGTCGCCGCGATTGAATCCTGCAAAGAGTTGATCGCGCGGGCCGAGGCCATGGGGGTGACGATGAGCGTCCTCAACATCGGCGGCGGTTTCCCGGCGGCCTATGAGGCGGACACCGCGGACATCGGCGAATTTTGCGCACCGATTCGCGCGGCGCTTGGCACCCTGCCCGAGCATCTTCGGGTCATCGCCGAACCGGGCCGGTATCTGGCCGCGCCTTCGGTGACGGCGGTAACCAGCGTTGTGGGAAAGGCCTATCGAGAAGGGCGCTGGTGGTATTACCTTGATGACGGCGTTTACGGCTCCTTTAGCGGGCGCATTTTTGATAAGGCGCAGTACCCCATCACGGTGCTTCGAAAAGAAAACGCGCAATATCCCAGCGTGCTGGCCGGTCCGACGTGCGACAGTGTGGATGTGATCGCCGAAGATATTCTGCTTCCCGAGCTTGAGCTGGGGGATCTTGTGGTCGCGCACATGATGGGCGCCTACACGATCGCCAGCGCCACCACCTTTAATTCCCTTGAAAAAGTCGATATCGTCATTCTGAACGAAAAAAAGAATGATGCCGGAAACATTGCCTATATCGGATAA
- the speE gene encoding polyamine aminopropyltransferase has product MMKPFVETLYDAYGQLFSVDKVYYELQTEHQHLVIFHNAKFGRVMILDGIVQSTERDEFIYHEMLTHVPIFAHGHAKRVLIIGGGDGGMLREVLRHKDVAHVTLVEIDGELVEICREHMPNHHQGAFDDPRTRIVIQDGIVFVKENTEQFDVIITDSTDPIGPGEVLFKENYYAGCRRLLAPGGVLVTQNGVPFMQLDEVVNTDRNLSKVFKDWGFFSAAVPTYVGGIMAFAWASDDPQLRRVPLQTLQERYAASGIETRYYNPEIHQAAFALPQYVKAAIGAAPK; this is encoded by the coding sequence ATGATGAAGCCGTTTGTTGAAACGCTGTATGATGCCTATGGACAACTGTTTTCCGTGGACAAGGTCTATTACGAACTTCAGACCGAGCATCAACATCTGGTAATATTCCATAATGCCAAGTTCGGCCGGGTGATGATCCTGGACGGGATTGTTCAAAGCACGGAGCGGGATGAGTTCATCTATCATGAGATGCTGACCCATGTGCCGATTTTCGCGCACGGCCATGCGAAAAGAGTGCTCATTATCGGCGGCGGCGACGGCGGCATGCTGCGGGAAGTGCTGCGGCACAAGGATGTGGCGCATGTCACCCTCGTGGAAATTGACGGGGAACTGGTGGAGATTTGCCGTGAGCACATGCCGAATCATCACCAGGGCGCTTTTGATGATCCGCGCACCCGAATTGTGATTCAGGACGGAATCGTGTTTGTCAAGGAAAACACGGAACAGTTTGACGTCATCATTACCGACTCCACCGACCCCATCGGGCCGGGAGAGGTTCTGTTTAAAGAAAATTATTATGCCGGCTGCCGGCGCCTTTTGGCTCCGGGCGGCGTTCTGGTCACCCAGAACGGGGTGCCCTTCATGCAATTGGATGAAGTGGTCAACACCGATAGAAACCTGTCCAAGGTGTTTAAGGACTGGGGGTTTTTCTCTGCCGCGGTTCCCACTTACGTGGGGGGAATCATGGCCTTTGCCTGGGCATCGGATGATCCGCAGTTGCGCCGGGTACCGCTTCAGACCCTTCAAGAGCGGTATGCAGCCTCCGGCATAGAGACGCGATACTATAACCCGGAAATTCATCAGGCGGCGTTTGCGTTGCCTCAATATGTCAAAGCCGCCATAGGAGCTGCCCCGAAATAA
- the speD gene encoding adenosylmethionine decarboxylase, with amino-acid sequence MMHTNVATRERVPIDSVGANRSISKWPAYCQPESQKEPKDHFIKRDGLECAGSHLIIDLWGAQHLDNLDVMEETFRKAVEAAGATLLHIHLHHFTPEGGISGVAVLAESHISVHTWPERQFAAFDIFMCGESEPRKALEIITRNLNPERVTVHEHLRGAVEHDEAVC; translated from the coding sequence ATGATGCATACCAACGTCGCTACCCGGGAGAGGGTGCCGATTGATTCGGTCGGTGCCAATAGATCAATTTCCAAATGGCCCGCATACTGCCAACCCGAGAGTCAAAAAGAGCCAAAAGATCACTTTATTAAACGTGATGGACTCGAATGTGCCGGATCTCATCTGATCATTGATCTGTGGGGAGCGCAACATTTAGATAATCTGGATGTGATGGAAGAAACTTTCCGTAAGGCGGTTGAGGCCGCCGGAGCGACGTTGCTTCATATCCATCTGCACCATTTTACGCCTGAAGGCGGTATATCGGGCGTGGCGGTGTTAGCGGAATCCCATATCAGCGTTCATACCTGGCCGGAGCGTCAGTTTGCGGCCTTTGACATTTTCATGTGCGGCGAATCGGAACCGAGAAAAGCCTTGGAAATTATTACGCGCAATTTGAATCCCGAACGCGTCACGGTTCATGAGCACCTCAGAGGAGCAGTTGAACATGATGAAGCCGTTTGTTGA
- a CDS encoding O-antigen ligase family protein: protein MKKLIYRLFIFLLIFAPLAFGAVESWALAVMEGAALLILALLWVQRKDEETQWVEVPGFLPLMLFLGYILLQLVPLPAVLIKLVSPSTHRIYADTVGIFDPKAWLPLTVNQKATLSEFFLFAAYTALYISTVQLLTDQTLLKRTVYILVGFGAVFALVAIVQHITAPETMFWFRSVPRTSGFGTYVNRNHYAGLMEMLIPIAVSLFLLMRPVVCYTSLRERIVEFFSQPRSHTYVLIGYGCILMAASVFVSLSRGGISGLCLGLSLLGVLLLIRGKNKKAGISLCVLFIVVLFSVGWFGWDPIFDRFQKIRNIDGDIADSRLLIWQDSIRIMTDFPISGAGFGSFGAIFPAYRSFPGGMTFSHAHNDYIELATDGGLIAVVLASWFLGIVFLQSFRTIKKRREPFSVYIFVGCAAGLFSILIHSLTDFNLHLGANGLYFFLMLGILVSAANTRLRSTQKATLLKAVNNDPWKHIAIPVFLILLSAVTFNLGTHTGERFSAPLWKILFNKEVTSEQLALIHANLDKAAIFDRLHAMYPLLKANTIMLHDDNPETALPFYHKAIRLAPSNALFLRELALFHAARGSDGETADKLFRAAIHYGPTDSDGYKEYGVWLINRQRKEEGFLMIKKAISIAPSQTKSCMALMLENKLALTDIPRVLPDRVAPHLIYAAFLATEGMEDLAARAFATALDQINNEPVITAGWFHQVCGYYRKRKQYDKALGVMLAAIHHLPKDVRVRLETASLYETLQITFRAKEEYTHALFLEPDNKEAKRRMESLLNLNS from the coding sequence ATGAAAAAACTGATATACCGCCTCTTCATCTTTCTTCTCATATTTGCCCCCCTGGCCTTCGGTGCGGTGGAATCTTGGGCGCTTGCCGTCATGGAGGGGGCGGCGCTGCTGATTCTTGCCCTATTATGGGTGCAGCGAAAGGATGAGGAAACGCAATGGGTCGAAGTTCCGGGCTTTTTGCCGCTGATGCTTTTCCTGGGGTATATTTTGTTACAGTTGGTGCCGCTGCCCGCTGTGCTCATAAAGCTGGTATCGCCGTCAACCCATCGAATCTATGCCGATACGGTCGGTATATTTGATCCGAAGGCCTGGCTGCCGCTTACGGTGAATCAAAAAGCCACCCTTTCGGAATTTTTCCTATTTGCCGCCTATACGGCGTTATATATATCGACCGTTCAACTCTTGACGGATCAGACGCTGCTGAAGCGGACCGTTTATATACTGGTTGGATTCGGAGCGGTCTTTGCTTTGGTTGCCATCGTACAGCATATTACCGCTCCCGAGACGATGTTCTGGTTCCGATCGGTTCCGCGCACATCCGGTTTTGGAACGTATGTTAACCGAAACCATTATGCCGGCCTGATGGAAATGCTGATACCGATTGCTGTCAGCTTGTTTCTGCTCATGAGGCCAGTGGTGTGCTATACGAGCCTTCGGGAGCGAATCGTTGAATTTTTCAGCCAACCCCGGAGCCACACATACGTGCTTATCGGGTATGGCTGTATTTTGATGGCCGCCTCGGTTTTTGTGTCCCTTTCCAGAGGGGGCATTTCGGGCCTATGCTTGGGCCTTAGTTTATTGGGTGTGCTGCTGCTGATCAGAGGCAAAAACAAGAAAGCCGGAATTAGCCTTTGTGTCTTGTTTATCGTTGTTCTCTTTTCCGTCGGCTGGTTCGGGTGGGATCCGATTTTCGATCGGTTTCAGAAAATTCGGAATATAGACGGTGATATCGCTGACAGCCGGTTGTTGATATGGCAGGATTCAATTCGAATAATGACGGATTTTCCGATTTCCGGAGCCGGTTTTGGTTCCTTTGGGGCGATCTTTCCGGCGTACCGAAGCTTTCCAGGCGGCATGACATTCTCCCACGCGCATAACGATTACATCGAACTGGCTACGGATGGAGGCCTTATTGCCGTTGTATTGGCATCCTGGTTTCTGGGGATCGTTTTTCTGCAATCATTTCGAACAATTAAAAAGCGTCGGGAGCCGTTTTCAGTTTATATTTTTGTCGGATGCGCAGCGGGCCTTTTTTCAATCCTGATTCACAGCCTAACGGATTTTAATCTGCATCTCGGTGCTAACGGGCTTTATTTTTTTCTCATGCTTGGCATTCTGGTTTCAGCGGCTAATACGCGGCTTCGCAGCACACAAAAGGCCACATTGCTTAAAGCGGTCAATAATGACCCCTGGAAGCATATCGCCATTCCTGTGTTTTTGATCCTGTTGAGTGCGGTGACTTTTAATCTCGGGACGCACACGGGGGAACGGTTTTCTGCACCGCTCTGGAAGATTTTATTCAACAAAGAAGTTACTTCGGAGCAACTGGCGCTGATTCATGCCAATCTGGACAAGGCGGCCATTTTTGATCGCTTGCATGCAATGTATCCGCTTTTAAAGGCCAATACGATTATGCTTCATGATGACAATCCAGAGACGGCGTTGCCGTTTTATCATAAGGCCATCCGGCTGGCGCCCTCAAACGCTCTTTTTCTGCGCGAGCTGGCGCTCTTTCATGCCGCGCGGGGATCGGACGGGGAAACGGCCGATAAGCTGTTTCGGGCCGCCATTCATTATGGCCCGACCGATTCAGATGGATACAAGGAATACGGCGTGTGGCTAATCAACCGGCAGCGTAAGGAAGAAGGCTTTTTAATGATCAAAAAGGCCATCTCGATCGCCCCCTCTCAAACGAAATCCTGTATGGCGCTTATGTTGGAAAACAAGCTGGCGCTAACGGACATCCCGCGGGTGTTGCCGGACAGGGTGGCGCCGCATTTGATCTATGCGGCGTTTCTGGCAACTGAGGGGATGGAAGATCTGGCGGCGCGGGCCTTCGCAACAGCGCTTGATCAAATAAATAATGAGCCGGTGATCACCGCCGGCTGGTTCCACCAGGTGTGCGGTTACTACCGGAAACGAAAGCAATATGATAAAGCCCTTGGGGTGATGCTTGCAGCGATTCATCATTTGCCAAAGGATGTTCGGGTGCGGCTGGAAACCGCTTCGTTATATGAAACGCTTCAGATTACCTTTCGCGCAAAAGAGGAATACACCCATGCTCTTTTTCTGGAACCGGACAATAAAGAGGCAAAAAGACGGATGGAAAGTCTATTAAATCTTAACAGCTAA
- a CDS encoding CpsB/CapC family capsule biosynthesis tyrosine phosphatase → MIDIHCHILPGIDDGPSSIEASVEMAKIAATDGIETIVATPHVQEKTPSVSAIESALAALNERLKSEGIPIRVLRGADVPSHLNPADLRHRTINSTRYILIEFPHSHLPASARETLFNLSVHGYRPIITHPERNSSVIRRPETLLNLLSSDVKVQITADSLTGHFGADIAACARFLLKKGVVDFLATDAHSATYRQPVLSDAVRIAGKILGKAKAAQLVTTNPAAVIAGR, encoded by the coding sequence GTGATTGATATTCATTGCCATATTTTGCCCGGAATCGATGACGGGCCAAGTTCTATTGAAGCGTCTGTCGAGATGGCGAAAATTGCAGCAACGGACGGGATCGAAACCATTGTCGCCACGCCGCATGTGCAAGAGAAAACGCCGTCCGTATCAGCGATTGAGAGCGCGCTTGCCGCCTTGAATGAGCGGTTGAAAAGCGAGGGCATTCCCATCCGCGTGCTTCGCGGCGCCGATGTTCCCTCGCATTTGAATCCGGCGGATCTGCGCCATCGGACAATCAACAGTACGCGGTATATCCTGATTGAATTTCCCCACTCCCATCTGCCGGCAAGCGCGCGGGAAACTTTGTTCAATCTTTCGGTTCACGGGTACCGGCCGATCATAACCCATCCGGAACGCAATTCGAGTGTGATACGCAGGCCCGAAACATTATTGAATCTGTTATCGTCCGATGTGAAGGTTCAGATTACGGCCGATAGCCTGACCGGGCATTTTGGCGCCGATATTGCCGCCTGTGCCCGTTTTCTTCTAAAAAAGGGGGTTGTCGATTTTCTGGCAACCGATGCCCATAGCGCCACCTATCGTCAGCCGGTGCTCTCCGATGCGGTCAGGATAGCGGGAAAAATCCTGGGCAAGGCCAAAGCGGCCCAACTCGTCACGACCAACCCCGCCGCCGTCATTGCCGGCCGGTAG